The genomic region ATCAGCACTGATCTGCAGCTTGCCGGTTTCCTGCTGGACCAGCTTCATCGCGGCAAAGATCGGGCGTTCCGGACAGCCGGTACAGAACCCTGGCGGACGGATCGGCACGGTCTTGGTCAGATCTGGGATCTGCGGGCGGTCCTCATTCGGCGCACGGACGGTGGCGGGCAGCATCTGGGGCGCGGCTGCCTTCAGAAACGCACCGATCGCGTCCAGCATCACCTGGCCCGTGTATTCCCCGGCCATCGGAAAGATGTCCTTGCCCCGCAGCCTGACCGTGGACCCCGCGCGGTAAAGGAAGGTGGTCAGCTGCTGTTCAATGAACTCGGGCTGGCCTTCCTCGATCACCAGCACCTGATCCTTGCCGTCGCAGAACTCCAGGAATTCGGAGGACAGCAGCGGATAGGTCACGTTCAGCACGTAAAGCGGCACCTCGGTCTTGCCGTGCAGATCGGCCAGCCCCAGCCGCTGCAGTGCCCGGATGACGCCATTGTACATGCCGCCTTGCAGGACAAGGCCGACCGGAGCCTGTTTCGGCCCGAACACCTCGTTCAGCGCACGCTCACGGATGAACTTCTCCGCATTGGGCCAGCGGTTCTTTATCTTGTCCTGTTCGTGCAGATAGGACATCGGCGGCAGCACGACGCGGGCGAAATCGGATTGCGGGTTGGACAGGGCGTCCTTCACGCTCAGTTTCGGGCGCTGGTTGTCGCGGGTTTCGAATGACCCCGTCACATGACAGGACCGGATCCGCACCATCAGCATGACCGGGGTGTTCGACGCCTCGGACAATTCGAACCCGTCCTTCACCGCCTTGGTGATGCACGGCAGGTTCGGGCGCGGGTCCAGTAGCCAGAACTGTGATTTCATCGCAAAGGCATGGCTGCGTTCCTGCATGATGCTGGACCCTTCGCCATAATCCTCGCCCACGATGACCAGCGCCCCGCCGTTCACCCCTGACGAGGCAAGGTTGGCCAAAGCGTCCGACGCCACGTTCACCCCGACCGAACCCTTGAAGGTCACCGCCCCCCGGATCGGGTAATGCACCGATGCCGCCAGCATCGCCGCTGCCGCCGCCTCATTGGCGTTGGCCTCAAACCTGATGCCAAGCTCGGCCATCAGGTCTTCGGCATCGGCCAGCACGTCCATCAGATGGCTGATTGGCGCACCCTGATAGCCGCCGACATAGCCGACACCGTTTT from Tabrizicola piscis harbors:
- a CDS encoding indolepyruvate ferredoxin oxidoreductase subunit alpha, which produces MAERSFKAEVEHLRLGAGETFTGEGILAITKALLENGVGYVGGYQGAPISHLMDVLADAEDLMAELGIRFEANANEAAAAAMLAASVHYPIRGAVTFKGSVGVNVASDALANLASSGVNGGALVIVGEDYGEGSSIMQERSHAFAMKSQFWLLDPRPNLPCITKAVKDGFELSEASNTPVMLMVRIRSCHVTGSFETRDNQRPKLSVKDALSNPQSDFARVVLPPMSYLHEQDKIKNRWPNAEKFIRERALNEVFGPKQAPVGLVLQGGMYNGVIRALQRLGLADLHGKTEVPLYVLNVTYPLLSSEFLEFCDGKDQVLVIEEGQPEFIEQQLTTFLYRAGSTVRLRGKDIFPMAGEYTGQVMLDAIGAFLKAAAPQMLPATVRAPNEDRPQIPDLTKTVPIRPPGFCTGCPERPIFAAMKLVQQETGKLQISADIGCHLFAALPPFEIGGATMGYGLGPAANAAFDGGGERRPVSIIGDGGFWHNGLSSSFTNMAFNKSDGVAVIVDNYYSAATGGQDIMSSRADNPTKATKHPITKALKGIGIDWVRQVDNTYDVGRMRDVLREALTTDTPGPKVIVASSECMLNKQRREKPLQQKAIKDGRRVEAPRFGVDEDVCTGDHACIRLSGCPSLSVKKLDDPLRDDPVASIDQSCVGCGNCGEVADAAVLCPSFYRADVVHNPTPWEVRLARVRSRVIGWLQSRRAAHRLSFGDAP